The DNA window gggcgtgggcttcctcgtcacggttctaaatatggaacttttcttttaaatatattttctggacagaccagcctatttttactagatggattagccaaataatgccaatcacctagtgagatacttgattaattaatagattaccgttaaaagaccttcaataaattatgttttaatggggagggtatatagcaaattgtaacataaaaaacctgttttaatccacctagaggtgcaattgtgcctttctcatttctccaaactatgatttaatagctggttcgtacaatataacattatggaaatgtctttcattcttattacacttggtaagtatatataagagcacctttttgcattcatcgcggtatcggtttgaatcggagttttctatgtgatcgcactccacaacccgtaactccggagccggaagtcggatggagatggaatttaatatcagtttccagggAAGCAACACctctcatttgagactaagttgatcaaatcggtctagccattttcgagaaaccaatataaccgttattctgaatttggatgcttctggatccgtcgatgatggccagtgtggccaaagagactttgcatgactgttggtgacctagatctacaaattcaacagttgtgtacattttggaaaaaaattcaccttcttacattcatcgcagaattcgttagaatcggaatttgctgcgtgatcgtacgtatcaccctgtaattcaggaaccagaactcggatccactcaaaattcaacagcagctgatggacctttcttataaaatcaagtttgtcaaaatcggttcagaaaattccgagaaaccgatgtggacaaatttaacaaattttgttttgtgaccatactcttcaactcgtaatccggaacaagatgtcggttgaaaatgaaattcaatagcaaactatgggaatattataccattcatttgaatcttagtttgtaaaaatcggtttatCCATCTCCgtgaaaccgatgtggacattttgttaacaaatccgcacatacacacacatacatacatacatacacacatacacacatacatacatacatacatacatacacacatagatacatacatacacacagatattttgcgatcttggcgaactgagtcgaatgttatatgagactcgggcctcggttagaaagtcggtttttggagcaattgcataacctttctttatgagaaaggcaaaagaataatatttaattagcttaatcagcatgagttcaatattatcttcatgtgattatattttgaaatgttggtggaatgggtttgaaagtggagggaatggggggttagtagagtaggagtggaggatgcgtcagaaacccttcatcttatttcggtatacggggtggatgaaggaaatgcgggcgtgagggtcgtccaaggggaggggagtgatgaaggaaggTGGTGTAAGGGcaaagcggggggggggggcgacgacgcaatactcaactgcatattttgccttccatttgagacttggtttgagaaaatcggttcagtcatcaccgaagaaccgatgtggctTTAATTGTGGAGTATGCCCGGAAtttcggacttccggaatcgtcgatagtggacaatatattcaaagaatgtttgattggcaatcagtgatctagatctgcgattagaagtaatttggtgaccattccaatagatttttagcctctgaggtattacgattgtaccgatttatatgggaaattccagtgtatccttactaacaccactgtaactccggaagcaagagtcagaaccgaatggaATTCAGCAGCAgccaatggtattactgtatctttcatttgaaatcaagtttgtaaaaatcggtagagaattcgttggggaatgggtctgatattagcttaggaacttggcgggttccccgggggcgtcatgaaccgtcataggtggccaatgtggtcaaagctgctttgattgatcattagtgattcagacccgcaaactagagtaatgttaaatcaattttaatatgttttatatcatttgaacatcatggtggtaccagtttatatgggaatttgctgtgtgaccgcactcttcaacccgtaactccggaaccggaagtcggatcaactaaaaattcaatagcagcttatgggagcgttatacctttcagatgaaactaagtttgcgaaaatcgattcagccatctctgagaaaattgtgtgagtttaaatgacacacacacatacacacatacatacacacacacatacatacacacacacagacatttgccgatctcgacgaactgaatcgaatggtgtatgacacccgtccctccgggcctcggttaaaaagtcgatttttacagtgattgcatagcctttctttatatgagaaaggcaaaacaggcgagtgagcaagaacttgagtcgatatgtgtgatagataaaatacatttgcacgctcttgaaaaaagctacatttttaatgtcaccgtggtcgtgtcctgtacacaaccctttaattttctTTAGACCGTCAAAGAACGAACATAGCACAAAAATCGTCGTAGAACCCTTCCCAAACGTAAATgcataattttattaaaatattacaTAGGTACATAGCCGTATCCTCTTTGGTCGGTCCCTTCTTCCCGAATTTTCCTCACTACGTCATAGTTATTCCGCTTTCAAAACGTGTAAATTGGAGGAAATTAAATTTCCAAATCTAGCTGCTGCCTGAAACATTGATTTGCATTACTcagcacaaaacaaaagttAGTACAACTTACCTGTACAACGCCCAGCCTTTAGAAAAATATAATCCACCGAACCCCGATTAGAAGCAAAGAGCAAACCAAAAATTAAAAGCCTCCACATTTTGACTAGTCACATCCGGCTACGCGGGGTCTGCTTCCTGAAAGTGGGAAAACACAGCGTAATTATTTATACCCAATCCATACGTTATTTTATACGTTGATCTCTTTCAGGCGCAACCTGCTGCAGGAAATATCCAAACTGGGCGATAACACGTCGGACAAGTTTGTCGAGATCCAGACGCGAATAGAGTCCAACATCAGTGGCATCACACCGGCCGAGGAGTATCGGGAATTTACGGAGAAGCACAAAACCACACCCACCGCACCGGTGCTGTTCCACTTCGACGAATCGCTGGTCGAGGACAGCCTAGGGAAGTTGCAGGCCAACACCCTGACGGTGGACAACCTAACGGTGGATTGGCTCAAGGCACGTCAGACTGAGCTGGAAGCTTCGATTAAGGACCTACAGGAAGTGCAGGGTAAGCTGTGCCAGGAGAATGGTGTTAATGGAACTACTGCCAATGGGAATGGCAATGGTAGTGGAAGCGGCTCCAGTCCGTCAACACCGATACTGAATGGGTCCAATGGGACCAGTTGTAAGGATAGTAGTAATAAGTAAGTTTCTTCTGGTTAATTTTTTGCCGTTTGGTAATTCGGATTTCCTCCCGATCTATATAGGAACTCCAAGGAACTGATTGCGATACGCTGCCAGGAACGACAGATGCAGAAACAGGTCGAAATGATCCGCGCTGCACTAAACGATGTGGGCTGCGAGGAATTGCCTTCCGGTTGTGATGACATTTCATCGATGGAGCATCTCATCGAAAATAAGAAATCGGTCAGCCAGGATCTATCGGTGAGTAGCTTTGATATTTTCACGATCTAGATTTGGGTAGCGGATTTGTTAATTCACCGATTCCACGCTTCCTCCAATTTTGGTACTTGGGTAACACCTGGTGATGGTTTCATACGTATCTTTCTATTTCCTTTTCTTCCCGAATCGTATAATTTTACATTGTAACAAAAAAGGAGGACTTGCACAACGCCTCCACGGTGCCGTTCTTCTCCTCCAAGGGGGCGGCCAGTGGAGTTATGTCTCTAATTCGGGATCAGTTTCGACGTAAGTCGGGTCCTGCGGCGGCGGTATCACTGCTAGCGATAAAAGACAACACCGTTACTCCGGTAGCAACACCTCGCAGTGGACACCGACTACGTAACGGCAGCGGTCCTAGTCAGGCTTCGTCCACGGTAAATGGCAGCGATGAGAGTGATCCCTATCCTTCCCCGAGTGATGAGAATATGTATTTTGAGCCTGTTGAACCCTCGTCGACTGTCGACGGCGAAAATGTTGCTACTAACCAACCAGATCCGGAGAACCGTGTGTCCACTAACACCTATGTCGATATGGAAGCTAACCTGTTGCAGGCTGAGTTTGAGTGTGCTTCTACTACCAACACTAGTAACATTAACGACGGGGGGCTTAGATTTGACGATAACTTTACTAATCATCACAGACATGGGTTGAGCTGTGAGGATGCCATTGGAAACTACCGACGATTGAAGGGCAGTGAGGAAAGCGAGGTGATGCTGTTGAACTCTTTCAACTCGCCAGAAGATCCGTCCACTTCGGATGAACTGTACGGTAACGATATAaacgattcgaaaaataatCTGCTGCAGGAAGATACCTACGAAGAACTGAGAGTAGCGCTGAAATCCTCGATTGACGCTCATTTGGATAGTATCGATGAGCTGAATTCCAAGCTGGATCAGAAGCTTTTTCAGAAGAATGTCGAACAGAATGATTACATCAATGTACTGTCCAGTCCAGATGAGACACAATCCGTCCCAAATGTTAAGATTGAGAAAGGTCCAGAGAAGGCCAGTTTCCGTGACAAGATAAGACGGAAGATCAAAAGTAAAAGTGCCGGTTCCGAAACAGACAGAGAACCAAAGTTGGACGAAATTGATGAGCAGGGAAGCAGTTTTGCAGACCGATTACGTAGCAAAGTATCCAATCTCAAGAAAAATGAAAACGATCAATttaaactgatgaaaaatgagTCCGTTTCCTCGGAAACCATAGaggaaaaaaagaagaaaaagaaaaagaagcGTCCAAAACATCGTAATCAGCAGACATTCTCCGAAGATGAGTTGCTTGGCGAGGATATCGACGAGTCCAAACTAACCGAACCCACCAGTTTAGTTAGTGCAGCGGAGGATGATGCTTCCAAAATGCCCTCCTTCTCCAGCACGGTTTTGTCAACCTTCCGGGAGATAATACATTCCACCAACAAAGTAAAGGATTCCTCTCTAAACATGGCACTGCGCCAGCATCACAATCAAGCTGCCGGGAAAGAGGAAAAAATTGATCTAATTAACGAGAAGGACACGAATCGACTAACGACCATTAAATTCATCTTCTCCGACCAAAACCGGCAGGATTCTGGATCAGCGCCCGCCACACCGGAGCATCTCCGTGCTGCTCAGGAACTAATCGAGAACGAATCTCATTATTCTCTACCCGCCAACAATGGCAAAAGCTTCGAACGGTCAGCTGAGGACAGCACAGATTGCAGCACCAAAGGCGCCGTCGAACAACACGCGACGACAACGAAGCTTTCCTCGCTGTTCAAGCACAATCTGAAAAATCGGTTCACCAGATTGCACCAAAAAATACCGAAACTGCTGGTGGTAGCATCCTCGACCAGCACCAGCGGTGGCAGCAACAGCCCACAGGTGGCGGTAGGTAAGGATCCACAGCTTTGTCGAGCCTGCTCCCGCCACTTTCAGCGGCTACATCCCAGCAAGACGGTGCTCGACTTTACCAAAGAGTTCCCCAACGGGGCACGATTTTGTCGCAACCATGGCGGTACCGGTGGGGTCGATTTAGAGGAAGACGATGAGGATTGGTGTGTATCCGAGATGTTGAATCTTGATTATGAGGAAATTGATGTTATTACTATTAAGATCCGCAACgttactgatactgatactacTACTACTGCTAGTGATGATATTAATGTTGGCGATGGTGTGAGTATTgattttttggtgtttttcccTCTGGATAGTTTTAGCGGCATGCTTGATTGCTGCAGGAGCAGGCCACTATCAGTTGTTCACGCATGCTTGGATGGTTTTCGGTTTGCATGCATTGGGAATTGGTTGGCTTGTTTGCACGGTGGAAACGCATGGTAGAATGTAGCTGGTTTTACAATATAACTGGTCACAGTTGATGTACATACTCTAGATAGCGTGCAGGGTTCAGCCACGTGGTGTTACAATTGAACCGACTACGTTACACGATTGTTTTTCCTGACTTGATTATAATATTCTTAATAGAAAAGTGTTCAGTTAATGGGTTCAAGAACCATCAGAATGTAATCAAAATCAAGTTTTTGTAGGGTAATTAAACCAATGTTGACTATACTGAAGAGAACGACTAAATTACAGGCTTGTGTCTACATTTAATCAGCCTGCATTCTGCATTACGATGGATCATAATTTCGAACAAATGTGGTTCGATCATAGCAAGTTCCCGTTTGGTTTTGCTGTCGTAATTAGAAATGCAAATCACTTTCGTTCCAAAAAGCGATCCGTCGTAATGTAGAACAAGGCTGAATATCAACAAATTCATACTTAAATATTTTAATCATGATCTAGAAAATTTTGTCATGTCCGTCAACACCGTCATTGTAGTACTAAAGGAATAACAGGTTGTGGGAATTTCATGTTTGATCACACTCTTCAGTTCATACCTCCGGAACCAGAGCTCCGATCCAACAATAAAATACGACAGTAGTCAATAAGGAGACTATACCTTCCGTTTGAGACTAGGTTTGGAAAAATGGGGTCAGTCGTCGCGGAGAAAGAGATGAGCATTTAATTCAGGGACTTTGTCACTTCCTCGAAGCATCCGGTTCCGTTGTAAATGACCAAAGTGGTTAAAAGAGGCCTAATAGGGTGTCAGTCAACCAGAATCATAAATACCACTTGTTCGGATTCCTTCCAAAGAAACTTTTTGTATCTGGCCTTTgtacaacaacagcagcagcagatcAAAACTGCAATAGTGTATTTAAGAcgcttcaaattttaaattaattcacAATCCAAAACTTACGATTAGTTCCTTCTCGATTCCTCCTGCAGATAGCTTTTATCTCTTTTCCTAATTCACGTCCAACTATTTTCCTTCCTCCAACTATCTCCTCTCACAACTTTCAAAATTTCCTTTTGCTGTCTAGAAAGCTGATCCGAAATCGAAAATTGTATTCTACATATTTTAATCAAATTTAACTAAATTACCTTCTTCATCGTGCTTGCCCAATCCGAAAATCTAACGGTATTGAAATATGAATCTAACGGTATTTATATGATGACAATTGCAATTATTTTTTGGCTCGTTCGACGGCACGTTGACGTTTCTAACGTCATTCTTTTATTTCGTTCGACGACAGTGGTGCCAGAGGTGTTATCCCGAACACCACatatttagaaaatatttttataatttttacgtgatttAGATGGAATGGTGAATTCGATGTGTNNNNNNNNNNNNNNNNNNNNNNNNNNNNNNNNNNNNNNNNNNNNNNNNNNNNNNNNNNNNNNNNNNNNNNN is part of the Topomyia yanbarensis strain Yona2022 chromosome 1, ASM3024719v1, whole genome shotgun sequence genome and encodes:
- the LOC131676714 gene encoding tyrosine-protein kinase Fer isoform X1 translates to MGFSSALQGRAAHEALLNRQEAELKLLETMKRCMIQKSKCDKEYATSLAAVTQQGLKIDRSDDLQGSHVTRAWRSYLEELEHTAKQIKTNAEQLEAVCLDKLAHLYQDKRRVRKQYQEEHTKIATKFSHITEDVARKKTEYQKHLEYYKLLRGRFEEIIKSGRSGRKLDDVIDKYQKACRKLHLAHNEYVLLLSEAAEVEKDIRTILLPGLLEHQQSQQEGFILTWRNLLQEISKLGDNTSDKFVEIQTRIESNISGITPAEEYREFTEKHKTTPTAPVLFHFDESLVEDSLGKLQANTLTVDNLTVDWLKARQTELEASIKDLQEVQGKLCQENGVNGTTANGNGNGSGSGSSPSTPILNGSNGTSCKDSSNKNSKELIAIRCQERQMQKQVEMIRAALNDVGCEELPSGCDDISSMEHLIENKKSVSQDLSEDLHNASTVPFFSSKGAASGVMSLIRDQFRRKSGPAAAVSLLAIKDNTVTPVATPRSGHRLRNGSGPSQASSTVNGSDESDPYPSPSDENMYFEPVEPSSTVDGENVATNQPDPENRVSTNTYVDMEANLLQAEFECASTTNTSNINDGGLRFDDNFTNHHRHGLSCEDAIGNYRRLKGSEESEVMLLNSFNSPEDPSTSDELYGNDINDSKNNLLQEDTYEELRVALKSSIDAHLDSIDELNSKLDQKLFQKNVEQNDYINVLSSPDETQSVPNVKIEKGPEKASFRDKIRRKIKSKSAGSETDREPKLDEIDEQGSSFADRLRSKVSNLKKNENDQFKLMKNESVSSETIEEKKKKKKKKRPKHRNQQTFSEDELLGEDIDESKLTEPTSLVSAAEDDASKMPSFSSTVLSTFREIIHSTNKVKDSSLNMALRQHHNQAAGKEEKIDLINEKDTNRLTTIKFIFSDQNRQDSGSAPATPEHLRAAQELIENESHYSLPANNGKSFERSAEDSTDCSTKGAVEQHATTTKLSSLFKHNLKNRFTRLHQKIPKLLVVASSTSTSGGSNSPQVAVGKDPQLCRACSRHFQRLHPSKTVLDFTKEFPNGARFCRNHGGTGGVDLEEDDEDWCVSEMLNLDYEEIDVITIKIRNVTDTDTTTTASDDINVGDGMTLSTNRPLYEEEWFHGVLPREEVVRLLRNEGDFLVRETTRNDESQTVLSVCWNGHKHFIVQTTAEGHFRFEGPAFPSIQELIIHQYQSELPVTGRSGAVLRKPVLRERWELSNDDVILLDKIGRGNFGDVYKAKLKSSKNTLVAVKTCRMTLPEEQKRKFLQEGRILKQYDHPNIVKLIGICVQKQPIMIVMELVSGGSLLMFLRKNSATLVQKQLMAMCRDAAAGMRYLESKNCIHRDLAARNCLIGSENIVKISDFGMSREEEEYIVSGGMKQIPIKWTAPEALNFGKYTTLCDVWSYGILVWEIFSRGDTPYSGLSNSRARERIDEGYRMPAPENTPPEMYRLMLKCWSYEPENRPHFDEIFTVVDALILCAKD